The window TAATCTTGCGCAACGAAAATTCTTCAAAACTATCTTTCAGATTCAACTCTTCTATCCGTGCCAATTTCAACCAGCGATTGATGAGATTCAACATTTCATGCAACCTTATCTTCATTCTTTCAATGATCTTCATCTGGCTTTCTGGGATACCACCCACCATTCCTCCGGCAAGCACCTCAAGATACTGTATCACCGCCACCAACGGGGTACGCAACTCATGAGAAACCAGCGAGATGAAATTCTGGCGCATCATATCTTTTTCTCGCTCCAATCTTTCTTTCTCGTCCTGAATCTTTTTTCGTTCCCATGCGCGCTCCGTAATCACCAGAAGTTCTTCAACAGTAAAAGGTTTAGGCAAAAAATCAAAGGCACCACTCTTCATTGATTCCACCGCGGTCTCGATGGAAGCATATCCGGTAATCACAATCGGTATCGCCCCGGTCCTCTCCTCTATGACCTTCTTTAAAACTTCCATCCCACTTATTCCCGGCATCTTTAAATCAATAAAAATAATATCCGGCTTGAATTCTAAAAATCTTTTAAGCCCTTCACTTCCATTCGCTGCGCATTCAACCTCATATCCTTTTTCGCCAAATATTTGACAGCACGCATCACGAATCGTCTGTTCATCATCAATGACCAAGATTTTTGGTTTATCTCTGCTCATTGCCATTCTGGTCTACTTTCTGAATGGTCTTCTTTACCACTTTTTTCTTTTTAGCCAGATAACCTTGATAAATCGG is drawn from candidate division WOR-3 bacterium and contains these coding sequences:
- a CDS encoding response regulator, yielding MAMSRDKPKILVIDDEQTIRDACCQIFGEKGYEVECAANGSEGLKRFLEFKPDIIFIDLKMPGISGMEVLKKVIEERTGAIPIVITGYASIETAVESMKSGAFDFLPKPFTVEELLVITERAWERKKIQDEKERLEREKDMMRQNFISLVSHELRTPLVAVIQYLEVLAGGMVGGIPESQMKIIERMKIRLHEMLNLINRWLKLARIEELNLKDSFEEFSLRKIIEEAIEIINPLAQERKVKIEKEIAPGEMIIFGDPELLKEVFVNLLTNAVKYNRENGSIFVNCWISDKLSVTEITDTGIGISEEDMKRLGEEFYRVKREGVATGSGLGLAIVKKILDLHNGRLVIKSKLNEGSTFSVYLPLTTSHGGPEKRSES